In a single window of the Candidatus Binataceae bacterium genome:
- a CDS encoding cytochrome P450, whose protein sequence is MVFKRWSDTFLSMNTRDLEPGSRARNAMEMAAYFGRVVAERRVQGAEDLITGLVEAELDGERLPQVELLGFCVLLLIAGNETTTNLVGNMLNLLATRPELWRRLGEDRSLVEPTIEEVLRYESPVQTLFRFVRRNTEIGGREIFQHTTVALGFGAANRDPEVFAEAEQFNIERDWSNHVAFGGGIHYCLGAPLARVEAAVALNVMLDRYETIAPGSRPGTRQNATNLVFGFTQLPLRVARC, encoded by the coding sequence GTGGTTTTCAAGCGCTGGAGCGATACGTTTCTGTCGATGAACACCCGCGACCTCGAGCCCGGCAGCCGGGCTCGCAATGCTATGGAGATGGCCGCTTATTTCGGGCGTGTGGTAGCGGAGAGACGAGTGCAGGGCGCCGAGGATCTCATAACTGGACTGGTCGAAGCCGAGCTCGATGGCGAACGGTTGCCGCAGGTTGAGCTACTGGGCTTTTGCGTCCTCCTGTTAATCGCCGGCAACGAGACCACCACTAACCTGGTTGGCAATATGCTTAATCTTCTTGCCACTCGGCCCGAGCTATGGCGGCGCCTGGGGGAAGATCGCTCCTTGGTCGAGCCCACGATCGAGGAGGTGCTGCGTTACGAAAGCCCCGTACAAACATTGTTTCGCTTTGTGCGGCGCAATACCGAGATAGGCGGGCGCGAAATCTTTCAACACACCACAGTTGCACTCGGCTTCGGAGCGGCCAACCGCGACCCGGAGGTGTTTGCTGAAGCGGAGCAATTCAATATCGAACGCGACTGGAGCAACCACGTCGCCTTCGGCGGCGGAATTCACTATTGCCTGGGTGCGCCTCTAGCGAGAGTAGAAGCAGCGGTCGCGCTCAACGTGATGCTCGATCGCTACGAGACGATCGCACCCGGTTCGCGACCGGGAACGCGTCAGAATGCGACCAATCTAGTATTTGGATTTACCCAACTGCCGCTTCGGGTCGCGCGCTGCTGA
- a CDS encoding CoA transferase — MAGPLEGVVILDLTQQLAGPGGTMLLGDMGATVIRVDPPPAQVVADVAPSGMVPGEKYLRRVDLNIGRSKRSIALDLTKPQAREIVYAIARRADVVCQNYRPGVAEKLGMDRESFRKIKPDLIYSCVSAYGDHGPEKFRPGFDIVAQSGGGSMVPGPDGSMPSPTAVPLGDVTAFCLEALGIVAALYHRKLTGEGQALSTSMLAGSLLQNILRLITIDKVDREDRHAALEHARTLVAAKAPYSEVLNATVSGLGGQLSPTFSGGNIVTDVYYRVFRTRDGYVTVGCLNLRQQRRMNAALKLGDPRFDSGATSESIKTEEARLRLGQLKGKAEERFAAHSSAEMLELLDGQDIACAPVLNVLETFDSQHLLENRYLVEYEHPSAGKTTLLGHPIRFEKTPMRIKHPAEPVGARGEEILSWLGYSPLQIQSLREQKVLCQ, encoded by the coding sequence ATGGCGGGACCACTCGAAGGTGTAGTTATCCTCGATCTCACTCAGCAGCTTGCCGGTCCCGGCGGTACCATGTTGTTGGGCGACATGGGTGCCACGGTCATCCGGGTAGATCCGCCGCCGGCCCAGGTGGTTGCGGACGTCGCACCCTCGGGCATGGTGCCCGGGGAAAAGTACTTGCGACGAGTCGATCTCAACATCGGGCGCAGCAAGCGAAGCATTGCCCTCGATCTCACCAAACCGCAAGCGCGGGAAATCGTCTACGCGATCGCGCGCCGCGCTGACGTGGTGTGCCAGAACTATCGTCCGGGAGTAGCAGAAAAACTGGGGATGGATCGCGAATCGTTCCGCAAGATCAAACCCGACTTAATTTATAGCTGCGTTTCAGCCTACGGCGATCACGGCCCCGAGAAGTTTCGACCTGGATTCGACATTGTTGCGCAATCGGGAGGTGGCTCGATGGTCCCGGGCCCCGATGGTTCCATGCCGAGTCCCACCGCCGTCCCGCTCGGCGACGTCACGGCATTTTGTTTGGAGGCCCTCGGCATCGTCGCGGCGCTCTATCATCGAAAGCTCACCGGCGAAGGTCAGGCGCTCAGCACCTCGATGCTTGCGGGGTCGCTGCTTCAAAATATCCTCAGGCTGATAACCATTGACAAGGTCGATCGCGAAGATCGACATGCTGCACTTGAGCACGCCCGGACGCTGGTGGCTGCGAAGGCGCCGTATAGTGAGGTATTAAACGCGACCGTGTCCGGATTGGGTGGCCAGCTTTCGCCGACCTTCTCGGGCGGCAACATCGTGACCGACGTCTACTATCGCGTTTTTAGAACCAGAGACGGGTATGTGACTGTCGGGTGTCTCAACCTGCGTCAACAGCGACGGATGAACGCAGCACTTAAGCTTGGCGACCCGCGGTTCGACTCTGGTGCGACCAGTGAGTCGATCAAGACGGAAGAGGCGAGGCTGAGGCTCGGACAATTGAAAGGAAAGGCCGAGGAGCGATTCGCCGCGCACTCGAGCGCCGAAATGCTGGAGCTTCTGGACGGTCAGGACATCGCGTGCGCGCCGGTTCTCAACGTGCTCGAGACATTTGATAGTCAGCATCTTTTGGAAAACCGCTATCTCGTCGAGTACGAGCATCCAAGCGCCGGTAAGACCACACTACTGGGCCATCCGATACGGTTCGAGAAGACGCCGATGAGGATTAAGCATCCAGCGGAGCCGGTGGGTGCTCGCGGTGAGGAAATACTTTCCTGGCTGGGGTATAGCCCGTTGCAAATCCAGTCACTTCGCGAGCAGAAGGTACTCTGTCAATAA
- a CDS encoding VOC family protein: MSHKGFSHIGLSTLDLDKTREFYEGVLGFKPVRCDTITVKEGGKIRHIFFDTGRDQLLAFMEAREVPGVPAEYDAGINRGLGVPSAFYHFAFETGSIPGLEQKRAELLAKGVKVSEIVDHDWAKSIYFKDPNGMQLEYCCYTRELNQDDARMQDRFEASIKGMGLDDRIDIAPKK, encoded by the coding sequence ATGTCGCATAAGGGATTTTCTCACATCGGGCTCTCGACCCTGGACCTCGACAAGACGCGCGAGTTTTACGAGGGGGTGCTCGGCTTCAAACCAGTACGCTGCGACACGATCACGGTGAAGGAGGGTGGCAAGATTCGCCACATCTTCTTCGATACCGGTCGCGATCAGTTGCTCGCCTTCATGGAAGCACGCGAAGTTCCAGGCGTTCCGGCCGAATACGACGCCGGCATCAATCGCGGTCTAGGCGTGCCGAGCGCCTTCTATCATTTCGCGTTCGAAACCGGGAGCATACCGGGACTGGAACAGAAACGGGCCGAGTTGCTCGCCAAAGGCGTCAAGGTCAGCGAAATCGTCGATCATGACTGGGCGAAATCCATTTACTTCAAGGATCCCAACGGAATGCAGCTCGAGTATTGCTGCTATACGCGGGAGCTCAACCAGGATGACGCGCGCATGCAGGATCGCTTCGAGGCGTCGATAAAAGGAATGGGCCTCGACGACCGGATCGATATCGCGCCGAAAAAATAA
- a CDS encoding tannase/feruloyl esterase family alpha/beta hydrolase has protein sequence MKSHWKRVTAITFGITILAGLTSPRVFATSAVCNSTNLQTLADQISSFAVTITSATPTSTPVTFCDVKGDITTEVPTPNTVEFELGLPATYNGRLLFLGGGGFNGYIPAGVVDGGVGAQFATAYTDSGHESSFASIAGEEGLSALDGSWGLLPDGRANTAAQVDFSYLGVHASTVVAQALTAGYYGSSPTSYFEGCSTGGREALVEAQKFPGDYQGIVAGDPAISDPIAGFTWNDEALVSSSDAYLTNSAVATLDAAVTAACDGSDGVVDGLIEDPRLCNFDPASIECKHGATSNCLTAAQVATVKAIQAGARAGNGTQLYPGYSLSNPGGSDGWDLWITGFENPTIPPIDGEPWGEPPASLVTAPLQWSFQDQFLKYFVFNDPSYDSLGFNFKSGDAAALQAVVTKYGGNGENTDLSPFFANGGKLIMYHGWSDPALTPFVSVDYYSGVAKTLGGGFPQLQNNARLFMVPGMHHCSGGPGPYNFDPLTPLIGWVETGAAPERIIGEVPAGPQAGRTFPLCPFPSLAVYQGGRVDDAANWVCKRTAP, from the coding sequence ATGAAAAGCCATTGGAAGCGGGTAACGGCCATCACCTTTGGGATAACTATCCTCGCGGGGCTGACCTCGCCTCGGGTGTTTGCCACCTCGGCGGTCTGCAACTCGACGAACCTGCAAACGCTCGCCGATCAGATTAGTTCTTTCGCAGTCACGATTACCTCGGCGACCCCGACCTCCACCCCCGTCACCTTCTGCGATGTGAAAGGGGACATCACGACCGAGGTGCCGACGCCGAATACGGTCGAATTCGAACTGGGTTTACCAGCGACTTACAACGGGCGCCTTTTGTTCCTTGGCGGCGGGGGTTTCAACGGCTACATTCCCGCAGGCGTGGTGGACGGCGGTGTCGGCGCACAGTTTGCGACGGCCTATACCGATAGCGGCCACGAATCATCTTTCGCCAGCATTGCCGGCGAAGAGGGCCTTTCCGCTCTCGACGGCAGCTGGGGGCTGCTCCCGGACGGTCGAGCGAACACCGCCGCGCAGGTGGATTTCTCCTACCTAGGCGTGCATGCAAGCACCGTAGTCGCGCAAGCGCTAACTGCAGGCTACTACGGCAGTTCGCCGACCTCGTACTTCGAGGGATGTTCGACCGGCGGACGCGAAGCCCTGGTCGAAGCGCAAAAATTCCCTGGCGACTACCAGGGCATCGTGGCCGGCGATCCTGCGATTAGCGATCCTATCGCAGGTTTTACCTGGAACGATGAGGCATTGGTTTCGAGTTCCGATGCTTATTTAACCAATAGCGCGGTAGCGACTCTTGACGCGGCAGTGACCGCCGCATGTGACGGCTCTGACGGCGTGGTCGACGGCTTGATTGAGGATCCGAGGTTGTGCAACTTCGATCCAGCCAGTATCGAATGCAAGCATGGCGCTACCTCGAATTGTCTGACCGCCGCGCAGGTTGCAACGGTGAAGGCGATTCAGGCCGGCGCTCGCGCCGGGAATGGCACCCAGCTTTACCCCGGCTACAGTCTGAGCAACCCGGGTGGCTCAGACGGCTGGGATCTCTGGATCACCGGTTTCGAAAACCCGACAATTCCACCGATCGACGGCGAACCTTGGGGCGAGCCGCCTGCTTCGCTCGTCACCGCGCCGCTTCAATGGTCGTTTCAGGATCAGTTTTTGAAATACTTTGTCTTCAACGACCCGAGCTATGATTCACTGGGTTTCAATTTCAAGAGCGGCGATGCGGCCGCACTGCAGGCGGTCGTAACGAAATATGGCGGCAATGGCGAGAATACCGATTTGTCACCGTTTTTCGCCAACGGTGGGAAGTTGATTATGTACCACGGCTGGAGCGACCCGGCGCTCACGCCTTTTGTGAGCGTTGACTACTATAGTGGCGTGGCAAAGACACTAGGCGGTGGCTTCCCGCAGCTCCAAAATAACGCACGGCTCTTCATGGTGCCCGGAATGCATCATTGCTCGGGAGGTCCAGGACCCTACAATTTCGATCCGCTGACTCCACTCATCGGATGGGTTGAGACCGGGGCCGCACCGGAACGCATAATCGGCGAGGTGCCTGCGGGCCCTCAGGCCGGGCGCACTTTCCCCCTCTGCCCGTTCCCCAGCCTGGCAGTCTACCAAGGGGGCAGGGTGGATGATGCGGCAAATTGGGTATGTAAGCGCACCGCCCCATAG